One segment of Rosa chinensis cultivar Old Blush chromosome 6, RchiOBHm-V2, whole genome shotgun sequence DNA contains the following:
- the LOC112169937 gene encoding mitochondrial import inner membrane translocase subunit TIM14-2 — protein MVTASIGGAAVAAAAYAGRYSIKAWQAFKARPPTARLRKFYEGGFQPTMTRREAALILGVRESVPITKVREAHRRVMVANHPDAGGSHFLASKINEARDTLHGKTRGCSSEF, from the coding sequence ATGGTAACTGCATCGATAGGAGGAGCggctgttgctgctgctgcttatGCTGGTAGATACAGCATTAAGGCTTGGCAAGCATTCAAAGCAAGACCGCCTACAGCTAGACTCCGTAAATTTTATGAAGGTGGTTTTCAACCTACTATGACCCGGAGGGAAGCAGCTCTAATACTTGGAGTCAGGGAGAGTGTTCCCATAACCAAGGTCAGGGAAGCCCATAGGAGGGTGATGGTCGCTAACCATCCAGATGCAGGAGGTAGCCATTTCCTAGCATCTAAAATTAACGAAGCCAGAGATACTTTACATGGAAAAACCAGGGGCTGCAGCTCTGAATTTTGA
- the LOC112169936 gene encoding cyclase-associated protein 1 has product MEEKLIQRLESAVTRLEALSMSGGSAAAAASGDDAPLDPSVLAFEDLIGQYVGRVSAAAEKIGGQVLDITKIVAEAFAAQKDLIIKVKQHKKPDNAGLAEFLKPLNEVITKANKLTEGRRSDFFNHLKSAADSLSALAWIAYTGKECGMSMPIAHVEESWQMAEFYNNKILVEYKTKDPNHVEWAKAMKELYMPGLREYVKSFYPLGPVWSPTGTAVTAAPSKPKAPAPGAPAPPPPPSASLFSSETSKASSSRPKEGMAAVFQEINSGKPVTTGLRKVTDDMKTKNRADRTGVVGTQEKESRTSAPAVSKVGPPKFELQMGRKWAVENQIGKKDLVISECDPKQSVYIFGCKDSVLQIQGKVNNITIDKCTKMGVVFQDVVAAFEIVNCNRVEVQCQGSAPTVSIDNTAGCQFYLSKDALSASITTAKSSEVNIMVPGAEPDGDWGEHALPEQFIHVYKDGRFETTPVSHSAGG; this is encoded by the exons ATGGAGGAGAAGCTGATACAGAGGCTTGAATCGGCGGTGACGCGCCTGGAGGCGCTGTCGATGTCCGGGGGCTCTGCCGCGGCGGCGGCGAGTGGGGACGACGCGCCGCTGGATCCGTCGGTTTTGGCGTTCGAGGATCTGATTGGGCAGTACGTGGGAAGGGTTTCTGCCGCGGCGGAGAAGATTGGGGGACAGGTGTTGGATATCACCAAGATTGTGGCGGAGGCTTTTGCTGCCCAGAAGGACCTGATTATCAAGGTCAAGCAACACAAG AAACCTGACAATGCAGGGTTGGCTGAATTTCTGAAGCCACTCAACGAGGTCATTACAAAGGCAAATAAATTGACAGAAGGAAGGCGATCTGATTTTTTCAATCACTTGAAGAGTGCTGCTGACAGTCTCTCAGCTTTAGCATGGATTGCCTATACAGGGAAAGAATGTG GTATGAGCATGCCTATTGCACATGTCGAAGAAAGTTGGCAGATGGCTGAATTTTACAACAACAAG ATTCTTGTCGAGTATAAGACCAAAGACCCAAATCATGTAGAGTGGGCCAAAGCTATGAAGGAACTATATATGCCTGGTTTGAGAGAATATGTTAAGAGTTTCTATCCGTTGGGTCCAGTCTGGAGTCCAACCGGCACAGCTGTTACTGCTGCTCCATCAAAACCAAAAGCTCCGGCACCAGGTGCACCTgctcctccacctcctccatcGGCTTCACTCTTCAGTTCTGAAACTTCTAAGGCTTCGTCATCACGCCCGAAAGAAGGGATGGCAGCTGTTTTCCAAGAGATCAATTCTGGCAAGCCTGTGACTACag GTCTGAGAAAGGTCACAGATGATATGAAGACAAAGAATCGTGCTGACAGAACTGGGGTTGTTGGTACCCAGGAGAAAGAAAGTCGTACTAGTGCACCTGCTGTTTCTAAAGTAGGACCTCCGAAGTTTGAGCTTCAAATGGGTCGGAA GTGGGCTGTTGAGAATCAGATTGGAAAGAAGGATTTGGTGATTAGTGAATGTGATCCAAAACAGTCAGTATATATTTTTGGATGCAAAGACTCTGTTTTGCAAATTCAAG GGAAAGTGAACAACATTACAATTGACAAATGCACTAAGATGGGAGTTGTATTTCAG GATGTTGTGGCTGCTTTTGAGATCGTCAATTGCAACCGTGTTGAGGTGCAATGTCAG GGCTCTGCCCCAACAGTTTCAATTGACAACACAGCTGGCTGCCAATTTTATTTAAGCAAGGATGCTCTATCTGCATCTATAACAACGGCTAAATCAAGTGAAGTGAATATAATGGTACCTGGTGCTGAACCTGATGGCGATTGG GGTGAGCACGCATTGCCAGAACAGTTTATTCATGTGTATAAGGATGGTCGCTTTGAAACAACTCCAGTCTCTCACTCAGCAGGAGGGTAA